In Weissella tructae, the DNA window ATGATCCAACCATTGGTCCTGTTTGACCGAACTTCGCGTTATCAGCCGCAACTGTTAGGTCACAGACCAATTGCAAGATGTTTCCACCACCAACTGACCATCCACGGACCATGGCAATAACTGGCTTTGGAATCACACGAATCAAACGTTGTAGATCCAACACGTTCAAACGTGCAATTTCGTCTGGCCCAACGTAACCACCGTTCCCACGAACTGATTGGTCACCACCTGATGAGAAAGCTTCGTCGCCGGCTCCAGTTAAGATAATCACACCAATTGAGGCGTCATCACGACTGTAGCTAAAGGCGTCAATCATTTCCGCAACCGTTACGGGTGTAAAAGCATTACGCTTTTCTGGTCGGTTCATTGTGATCTTGGCAATCTTACCTGTACGTTCAAATAAGATTTCTGAATATTCTTTAATCGATGTCCATTCAACTGTTTCCATGCGTTTATCTCCTTACATTCACAGCGCTAATTTCATGTTAGTGCTTTTATCTTAACATTTTCCATCCTTTTGTGCTTTTGTTCGCTAACTTTTTTAGGGTAAAATAGAGAAAATAACTAAAATCAGACTCAGAAAGAGAGAACTTTATGACTGTTGCTAAGTTTTTGCATCTTAATGCTGAAATTTTAACCGCTGAATTAGTCACGGTTACATTACCTATTACTGCACAAACCAAACAGCCATACGGCGTTGTCCATGGCGGAATTAACGCCCTTATTGCGGAAGAAGCTGCTAGCCTAGGGGCCAACGAAGCCTTAAAAGCAGCTGGCCGTTTAGACGAAGTTGCTGTTGGTGTGGATATTCAAACACATCATTTAGCCAGCGTAACACAAGGGGTCCTAGAAGGTCGTGCCACACCGATTAAAATTGGTGGGCGTATTCAAACCTGGCAAGTCACCATTCGTGAAATGATTACCGATACTGAAACTGCCTTCTCAACAGTGACACTTACAAGCATGTCACGTCCAAAATAAGGAGACAATCATCTATGGAAGCTCTACTGATTATTGACTACACGAACGATTTTGTCGCAACTGATGGCGCTTTGACTTGTGGTGAACCTGGCCAAGCCATTGCCAACCGCATCGTTGAACTGGCTAATGAACATTTAGCCGCTGGTAACGCGGTGATTCTTCCAACCGATTTACATGAAGAAAACGATCCACTTCATCCAGAAACGGCCCTTTTCCCACCACACAATTTGGCAGATACATGGGGCCGCGAATTTTACGGACCATTAGCGGATTGGGTACGTGACCATCAAGATGATGCCAACGTTTATGTCTACCCTAAGAATCGATACAGTAGTTTCGCTAATACAAATCTAGATAATTACCTACGTAGCCGTCGTATTACATCACTTCATTTGACTGGTGTATGTACCGATATTTGTGTCTTACACACAGCCACTGATGGTTACAATTTAGACTATGACCTAACCGTCCATGCCGATGCTGTCGCTAGTTTTTCACCTAGTGGTCATGATTGGGCCTTACAACATTTCCAAAACAGCATGGGAGCGACTGTCACCTCTCGTGACGTCTAATCCTTTTAAATTGATATCAGTAGTTGTTTCTTACGTAGAAACAACTACTTTTTTTATGCCCTTCATGGACCTTATTTAAAATCGATGATTAACCCTTCGCGCCCTTCAGGCAAACGGTATGTCTGCAAAACACCTACTTCATCCGCACAATCACACCATACTTCCCAATCCCATGCCTTAGTAAGTGTTTGTTGGGTGAATTCATGCCGTGCTAACCATCCCCAAGCTAATAGATCGTTCGCAAAAACAGGCGGTCCAAATAATAAGACTGGTTTAACCTGTGCTTTTAACAAATCATGCACACGTTGTAACATAGCTCGGCGTACAAGCCGGGTGTCCTTCACGACGATAATTCCTACGACATATTGTCCCATGTCCATCACTTGAATTTGAATATTCGCATTGATGATGCGACGCCATAATTTGATTGTTTCATGTTGGACTAATAGCCCGACGCCACGGTGTGCAGTCGGCGTCAACATTTGCGTTGCCCAGCCTAATTGCCATGTCTGGCTGGTATTACACAGTACTTGGTGGATTAATAAGGCAGGATTATCACGATACAAACGACTAATACCATCATCAGCTAAGACCACATTATAGACCGTGTCTGGTGTCCCCGACTGTACAGATTGTTCAGCCGATAAAATAAGAATAGCATCGACGGCCATTATTCTTGCCTGCTGCACAAATTCTGTTATATTTCGCATTTTCTGCACATGGTTCATCACAATCATTCGCATCATCTTGCCTCCCTTTACATAAGTTATGGGCTAATATTAGCGAATCGCCGACCGTTACACAAGTGCCTATATCAGTGGATTTTATGCAGGTTTCCATTACTTATTTCATCGTTAATCTACTTAACAAGTTCAAAGCTCGTGACACCAACATTCTTACCTCGCATCATCATTACGCCACCCTGTTAATCATCTACCCTACGTCCTAAAATAAAATATTTGAAAAATAAGCAAAATAAAAAACCCGATCCTAAAATCGAGTTTTTTAACGAACTTATTTACATATCACCAAGTTTAGACCAAGCAGGTGCTTCGTTTTCTGAAGGCATTTCTTCTTCAAAAACAGGCTCTGGTATGGCATTCATTTGCCCTGTTTGTTCTGCGTTTAAAACATCTTGCAGAACAGCTGACAGTTTCACAATTTCATCGTGATTTAGCGTTAGGCCTTTCCCCATCTTTTTGTGATCAGGTGACCAAGTGCGTAAATCAAATTTAGGTTGATTATCACCCCATTGGACAAAGTTCAATTGAAGTTCCCAACCACTTTTACTAGTTGAAAGCGTCCCAAACTCTTGTAGAATATCAAACTTCAAATCTGCCATAACGCTACCCCTTTCATTTACACAAAATTCAAATCGTGAGCGATTGGTGTTTGCATCAACACTCGAACCTTATCTAAGTCACGTGTGTCCGCTAAGACCCACATTAATTTAGCAACGGCCGCTTCTGTGTTCATGTCCCCAACAGTAATCCCACCAGCATCCGCGACTTTCTTACCAACTTCGTACAAGTTGATATCTTGTCCTTCTTCCAGAATCTGCGTTGTAATGATAACTGGAATACCACGTGCAGTTAACTTTTCAATGGCTGGAATTAGATTACGACGTTCAAATGGCAAACCACCATTTCCAAAACTTTCGATAATAACACCATGCGCTGTATCACCTAAGTAATCAAAGATTTCAACCGGCATCCCGGGGAATGCTTTCAAGACAAAGACATTCGTGTCGATGGCCAATTCGCTCATCACAATCTTATCATTTTCACGTGGTTCATATAACATCTTAAATTGTCCATCGGCGACGCTCGCAAGGTATGGATAATTGATACTCTCAAATGCACCGTAACTCTTACTCTTGGTCTTCACAGCACGTGTTCCTGCCATGACCAGACCATTAAATACTAAGTACACACCACGCAAGTCTGCTTGACTCGCAACAGTTAATGCATCGTGTAGATTGCGAATCGCATCTGTTTCAATCATTTCTAATGGCACTTGTGACCCAGTGATGACGATTGGCTTGCTGACATTGTTCAACAAGTAAGCCAAACCCGCTGCCGTGTAGGCCATGGTATCTGTTCCATGTGTGATAATAAAGGCATCATAATCATCAATATGATGTTGAATACGTTCAGCCATTGTTAACCAATCTTCTGGTTGCATGTTTGAAGAATCTTTATTCATCACCGTTTCAATTGACAAATTAATGCCTGGTCGTGGTTCAAAATACGTCATCAACTTTTCATCAGGCATACCTGGTGCTAAACCATTATCTGTTTCTTGTGAGGCAATCGTGCCCCCAGTCGTTAGAATTAGAATTTCTTGCATCGTCGTACTCCTCACCGTCCCCTATCAATTGTGTTTATTATCGCACATCCGGCCATGTTTGTGGTGTGAAATCTGAACAAAAAGAAAACACCAACAAAGAATGTTAGTGTTTTCGTTTATTTTATAGATTAATCTTTGTTTTGTGCGCTATGTTTCATCCCATAAGCGAAGTAGAAGATTGCTCCCAAGCTAATCCAACCTGCTGTCAACAACATTGACTTAGGGCTCAAGCTGACAAACAATCCCAAACAGCACAATACTGAAATCGCTGGCAAGATTGGGTATAGCGGCACCTTGTATCCTGAGTGATCAATATCCTTACGCTTACGTAAGAATAAGATACCCAATGATGCAGATCCAAAGGCAACCAATGTTCCCGCAGAAACCAAGTTAGCCAACAATTCAACTGGCATAGCAGAAGATAGCACAATCGCAATAACTGTCAAAACCAATGTTGCAGTTAGTGGCAATCCCTTACCATCCAAGTTGGCAATAAACTTTGGCAGTAGTCCATCACGTGCGAATGAGTACAACAAACGTGACCCACCAATCATGAAGGCAATAATTCCTGTAAACATTCCAACCAAGGCCACAACAGACAAGATGTTAGCTGTAAAGTAGTGACCAGCTTGACGCAAAGCCCATGCAGCAGGTTCGGCATTACCAGCGTAGTCTTGGTATGGGAACATTCCTGTCAAAACAGCCGCAACGGCAACGAACAACAATGTTGCCACTACCAAAGTTCCAATGATGGCCTTTGGCATTGTCTTTTGTGCATCAACGGTTTCAGCTGAGTTTGAGGCAATTGTGTCAAAACCAATGTAAGCAAAGAACACTTGTGAGGCACCATGGAAGATACCTTGCATTCCACCAAATTGCGTTCCAACTTCATGTGCCGGAATAAATGGTACCCAGTTAGATACTTGAATAGCAGTTGCTCCAACAACGATGAATAGTAAGATAACCCCAACCTTCATGATAACCAAGGCGTTTTCAACAATCGCAACACCCTTCATACCACGAACGATCAACATACATGTTCCAATCAACGCAATGGCACTTAGCAAGTCAACATATTGACCATTTGCTAAGTTAAATGAACCACTTAAGGCTGTTGGCATATCTACACCTAAACCACCAATAAATCCTTGGAAGTAAGCAGACCAACCTGATGCCAGCAAGGCTAGCGCGATAACATATTCTGATAGCACGATCCAACCGATCAACCAACCAACAAATTCACCAAAAATAACGTTAGACCATGAATAAATTGATCCAGCAAACGGCATTGCTGACGCAAATTCTGAGTATGCTAATGCTGATAACCCAGCTACCACAGCTGCGATAATAAATGAAATCACAACGGCTGGTCCAGCGTAATCGGCGGCTACAATTCCAGGAATCGTAAAGATTCCAGCCCCAACCACGGCCCCAACTCCCATTGCGATTAAATCTTTTGTGCGCAGCGTCGGAATCAATTGTTGATCCTTGTCCTCATAATTCGAAGGACTCGCTTGTCGGCGCATATTCTGCCAAACAGTTCCTGCCATAAATAAACTCCTATTCTATACCTAAATTTTTTTATTTAAATCGACCAATGCAGGCTTTCGCCATCATTCATTAGAGAATGATTAGAATTTTATCATTAAAACGGACCCGGCGCAAGGAAAGTTGCCCCATTCTCATCTATATAGGTAAAATATTTTCTTTTTAGGTTATATTCCGATAAACTTATAAGTAATAAGTTCACAGATGCAGGAGTTTTTCTATGTTACATTACGCTAAGTTACGTGCCGCATTATCAAGCGAATCGGCACGTGCTTTTTATATCATTGCATGCTTTGCTGGCGTACTATTATTACCGCAAATCATGATGCAAAGCCCCATTATCGGTAGATGCTTTATTCCACTTTAATCGTTTCTACGATACTGCGATGCAAATTGAACATGGGACATTCAATTATTTTCAAACCATGTATGGTTTTAACGGTAGTGGCCGCATTATCAACGCCGTCTATGGTCCAATTTTTGCCTATCTAGTAGGTGCACTTTTACTTATTTGCCAGAGTTGGTTCGTCTTCGAACTGGTATCTAGTTTCTTAGTTGTTTTTGTAGCTGGGATTGGGATTCGCTACTTAGCACGCGCCATGAATCTATCATTTACAGGGCAAATCGTCGCAGCGATGCTTTACATGACTATGCCGCTAACAAACCAATGGATGCTGAATCAATCTTTCACAGCAATTGGGGCTGCTGTCATTCCGTTCGTTCTAATCTATGGTGTTTACTTTTATACTCGCAAAGATAATTACCCTTGGATTAATTTGAGTATTGCCTTAGCCATACTGACGCAAATTCATTTCTTAAGTGCCTTAATCGCTTGTTTTGGTTTATTATGTTTCTTCATTGGTGCGCAAATCCGATCAACTGATACCTTGCGTACACTTTTTTGGCCCCTTATTCGGGCCATGGCGTTATTTGGTCTATTAATCAGTAATCTAGTCATTACTTTGATTGACGTTAATGCCTCTAACGAACTAAAGGCCCCTTTTATTCCAAGTAACATTATGGATAAAACGATGCACTTTAGTTGGGGCGCTTCTTCATTACGACAATACGGATTGGTTGGTATGGTCCTAATTGTGACTGTTCTAGTTGGACTGATTCTATACTATCGTCAATTCAAGGGATACCAACGAGACTTTGCCACCATTGGTTTAATCTTCTTGGTCTTGTCTTCTAGTCTAATTCCTTGGGATACACTACGTCATTTCTTCCCAACAATTGTGAACACACTACAGTTCCCATCGCGTTTAGCCGTGATTAGTAACATTATTTTAGCTATCTTAGCCGGATATTTCTTAACACAACTATTAGATAATATCCCTAATCAACGTCTAACACATCTGTTCATCATCAGCGGTATTGTATGCTTTAATCTTGCGTCAGTGTATGTGTCTGAAGTTCATTCAGCTTACTATTTCAAACAAGATCGTGTTATGAAACATCGTTCATATATGGTTGATCGCGGACAATTGTCGCCACAAGAAGAACGTGTTGCATGGACTGGTCAAGATTTGACTAGCGCAATGAATATGATTCAAAAGCAAACGCCTGATTATCTACCGGTCTCTAACTTGAGCCCCACAGATGATGCCTATCTACTATATCGTCAGGATATATTATTGAACGACCTGCATCCACAGATGAAAACATCACCCGAATTAACCCTCACTTGGAACTCAGATAAAGCAAAACAAAATGTCTTGGTGCCAACTATCGTGTATTCTCATTCTAAAGTCACACATAATGGGCAAGTGATTGAAAATCCTACAACGTCAAAGGTGGGGGCACTAATTATTGATGCACCGGCTGGAAAGAATACGATTACCAACCACTACGAACCAAACCGTGTCTTTTGGCCTGTTATTTATTTGAACATCTTTACTTGGATTGGCGCACTTATCGCGCTTGGTTGGCCTCGTCACCAGAAAGGATAAATATGTTAGCTATTCAATTGTCCGCATTCGGCACACCTGATGTGTTAAAAACAGCCGAAGTACCTGTCCCTGAATTAACACCCTCGCAAGTTTTAGTGCAAAATCACGCTGTCGCAATCGATCCTTATGACGTCAAATTTGTTGCCGGACTAATGGGTGATAAGCCATTACCACTCATTCCCGGTTCAAGTGTCGTTGGTGAAATTGTCGCTGTTGGTGACAAAGTTACTGACTTTGAAATTGGCGACCGTGTCGCGGCGACACGTTACTTAAAAGGTTATGCATCATTTGTACCCGTGCATCAAAAGAACTTAGCTAAAGTACCTGACAATCTATCTGATGAAGTAGCTGTGGCCGCTGTTTTAGGCGCAGCCACTGGTTTTGAAATGATAACAAGCGTTCTAGATGTACAAGCAAATCAAAACATTCTAATCACTGGTGCAGCTGGAGCCGTTGGAACCACTGCAGCTCAAATCGCTAAATTACGTGGCGCCAATGTTTATGCCTTAGTTCGTCCAAACCAAATGGAGCGTATGGCAGAATTAAACGTCTCTGTGGTAACAGATGATAATGTACCCGATATTATTTTTGACGGTGTTCTAAACACTATCAATGATAATGACTTAGCTCAGCAATTAATCCAACGTTTATCACCACAAGGTCAGTTCATTTCTCTAACGCCACTGCCTGAAGACATCACAGCAAGCGACAATGTCTCTGAAGTCTTTGCAAGTGGTACTGGTAATCATCTCTCTGCGCTCTTTACACATATGAGTGATGGCGACATCACGATTAATATCGCAGATGTTATGCCTTTTAACGAAAAAAATCTGCAGGCCGCTCACCGTATTATGCTTGAGGATCATCCCCAAGGTAAATTAGTGTTAACGTTTTAAGCAGTGAAATAAGATATGAAAAAAGCTCATTCATAATTGAATGAGCTTTTTTCATATTGTACCATTGAACAACTTTAATTTATTTTTCAATTGATTCAATGTATTCAGAGTCAGATTCAAATATTGCTTCGATTAACCTATCAAATTTTGATAAATCCGTAATAGTTAATCTCGCCATTAGGACAGATTTTTTAAAATCTTCTATCGTTTTTTCATCAGGAACAGCAACCATATTCTTTGTAATAGTATCCAAATTTTTTATCTTTAAAGACCTATTTGGATCAAATTCGATTGTATGCGCCATATCTTTAGATGCTAATGCTACATTATATTTATACGCAGACTTTACAACGAGGAAATATAATTCATTTGTCCCAGATGGACGGACTACCAATACATCTCCCGGTTTTACTGATAAGAAACGCACAAAATATCCAGTATATAAACCTAATGCACGCGAACTTAAGCCTGGATAATGTTGTTCAATTTTTGGGTATATGATATCTTTCTTTTTCTGAACAGAATATGTTGTAAATTCTGACAAGTCACCAATTGCAGGCCATCCAATAGCAACTATGTTATCTGCTATAAATTCCTCAATACGCTGCTCACCATTTGGACTTGATCCTAATTGTAAATATTTTTTATTAATAGCATCTTCTACGTCACGTTGTATATTCGCTAATAAATCAACTACTGATGTTCGCCCTGTTATTTTCCAAAACAATACCGTTCCTAATATCGCAATACCAATGAGAATTACACCACTGATTACATCACTTACTATACTTGAAATTATACTCTCCATTTCATATCCCTTTCTAAGACATGTATGTCACACACAAGATCCATACGTAGTTAAAAGACCGCTTAATCAATTGATTAAGCGGTCTTTTAATTTGCTTTAAATTAAGCTTCTTCTGAACCAAGGAACTTAGCAGTGAATGCAGCCAATGCTCCACCAACCATAGGACCAACAAGGTATACACCCATTTGACCCATAGCCTTAGCGTTACCCAAGAATGCTTCGAACAAAGCTGGGGCGAATGAACGTGCTGGGTTCAATGAAGCTCCAGTCAACGCACCACCAACGATGATCAATCCGGCTAGTGTCAATGCGATAACTAGTCCAGTTGCAACTCCGGCACCAAACTTCTTTGAAGTAACCATCAAGATGATCAAAACCAAGACGAATGTCAAAACAGCTTCGATAATTCCGGCGCTCAATGCACTAATTTGTACAACACCGTCGTTAGGGTAAGTTGTTGATCCAAGTTGAACTTGTGCCCACATGTCTCCCTTAACACCCATTGAGAACCAGATTCCCAAGATCATTGCTGAACCAGCCAATGCTCCCAACAATTGTGCTCCAACGTAACCAACGAAGTCTGACCAACCCATACGCTTGTTAATGGCCATAGCCAATGATACTGCTGGGTTCAAGTGTGCACCTGAAATTCCACCAAGTGCGTATGCTGCTGCAACGATTGCGAATGCAAATGCTAGCGCAACTGGCAAGATTCCACCTTGTCCTCCTGCAAATACAACGGCACCTGTACCCATTGCAACCAATAGCAAAGTTCCTAAGAATTCTGCCAAATATACCTTTAACTTATCCATGTTTGTTCTCCAATTCATTTCTTTAAAAACATATAGCTTATTATATAACATCCAATAATTAATGGAACTTAAATTTTAAAATTAACGACCAATAATTTTACGTGATGCAGCATCTAATGCAAACCAGACATCAGAAGCATTTTCTTTAAATTGTGCAATAAAGCTACCAAACTTTTCATTTGGTGTTGCCTTACCTTCTAACTCACTGTCCATCCCAACAACCCACAATTCAGTAAACGTTTCGTCCCAACGAATTGTGAAGTAGGCACCGTCAGCACGGTCATCAATGATATCTTGGAAACCATTACGCAATGCTTCCTTAATCACGTCTTCTTCAGTGACTTCAAACCCACGCGCTTGCATCAATACAACACGGTCACGTACGTCACTCATGTTTTCTGGAATCATATGTTCATCCATAGTAGTTCTCCTCCTCTTAATATCAGAATAACGTCACTCATTGTACCATAGTCCAAAAATACATTTGTTATTCTCTATTTTCTTTTTTTGATAATTAAATGTTTAGAAGTAGCGATCTGAAATCACGAACGCTACGGCATACGAACCCATCGTAATTAGCCATGTCACAACACAAATAATGTTAATCCAAACATAGTATCGATTAGATCTCTTGTTTTTCCACATCACTAACCAAGGTGCAATCAAATCCACAATCGGAATAAATGCACAGATAACTGTCAAAACTAATAACAACGCACTATCATCGAATGGCGTTTGCGCTTTAATTTTAGCGTAGTCTTGTTTGATATTTTCTTCTAAGCTATGTGTTGCACCATCCCCACTGTTGCTATGTATCTCATTTGATTCACTGTCATCATCGCCAACTTTATCCATCAACTGATCAATTGTTACCCCGTAAAGTTGACACATATCTTTAACTTTAGATATGTCTGGCATTTGTGAATTATTTTCCCATTTTGAAATTGATTGTCGTGATACATGAATGGCATCTGCTACATCATTTTGTGACAGATTGGCTGCATTACGACTCTCTTTTAACGCTTGTCCTAGGTCGGGCATTTGTTAGTCCCCTTTATCTCATAATAATCATAAATGATAGCACGAATCATTGGTATAGAGCAAATGTAAAGCATACTTTACATCGATGTAAAGTGGTTAGTTCCCCATAAATTCTCACAATCATGTACAGTTATAAGTGTAGTGATAGTGAAACTAAAAAGGGAGTTCAATACAATGAACAAAAAAATGAAATTAGCAACAATTGCTTGCGTATCTACTTTATTAATTAGTGTCGCACCTGTAGGGGTCGCACCTACCACAGCACATGCTGCTGAAAAAACACAAATTGCCACAGGCCTACCCGCATACATGAGTGACTGGAGTGTTTCAACTTCAGAAGATGGTCCACAATTATCAATGGCTCCATTCAAAATGTGGGGAACTAATTTATGGGTCAAGGCCTGGATGTGGTCTAAGATCAAATAATTTACGGATTCATACAGTATATATAACGTGACACACAATTAGGGGATTATGTGCCACGGATTGTTTTAGGGAAAAGTTAGAGGAGCTTTGAACATGGGAACCCAATTTAATTCATTAGTCGGTTGTGGCTTATTCACAAAAAACGATGCAGACGAGTCTGTCTCATCTCGTAAGTTAACAATATCTGACAAATTATTAAAGCAAGCAAATAAAGTGATTACTTTCAACGGCCGTCATTTTGTTATCAATACAGAATTAGCGAAAACATTGCCTAAAAATGCACTAGCTATTATTCGTGAAAAAGTACGTCGTACAAACTTGTACATTGAAGATGTACTTGATGTACAAGATCAAAATATCAACATTCAAACACCCGGTGGCGCAACAATTCCATTGTGTTGTACAGAAAATGCAAATGGTGCGCATGACTATACCGCTAATATTTCTTGGTATCACATTCGTTTTACCTTGAATCCAGAAAAAATCAAACAAGGATTAGGATCAACCCTACGTGTTGCGGGCCTACCTTTGACAAAGCAAACATTAAAAGTTGCGTGCTACCGCTCACACACTAATTTACGTGCTATTCATCATGACATCTGGTTCGATTACGATATCCTCAACGAAGAAGTTTGTTGTAACAGTGGTGTTGACTTAGCCCACATGTATGCACATTAATTGGATAAGGACATTCATTTAGAAAGGAGCCAATATGGAATGGCGTATTTTAGCTAAAACACTCTTACCACAATGGTTATCGTTATGGCTTATTCAACGTTTGACGTTGGGTGTACAAGACAAAATCATGTTTTACATCGTCGTTGGGTTGATTTCAACTACGACACTTACATTAGTAATTCATTACATGTCATACAAAGCACGCCATACTGAGGCTCACCAACATTCTAAATTAGAACACTGTTCCTGTTTTGCGGATTAGCATAGAAAGGTGTCCATACAATGAAAAATCCATTAATTTGGCCTGCCGCTAAATTAGCATTTAATAATACCTCAATCGCTTTAGGCTGGTCATTCTTAATATTTCTCGTAGCATCACTATTTTTTCCAAATGTCATGATGATGGTTCAAAAATCTAATGTGTTTTTGATAATATTCTTCATTGCCTCTTTTACAGGTGATTTTTCTCGCGCCTATCGTAAAGCAAAAAACGAAGCATAGAGGTGCCAATGTCTAAACATTCCATATGGTCAGCCTGCACATTAGCATTTTGGCAAACTATTCTTAGTATCGGCTGGCTAATTTCATTAGCTTTAGCTATCTCGTTAGCACGTGGTAATTCAATTGGTTACTTCATCAATGATTATGGAAAACTTTTTCTATACATTGAAATCGGTCTCTTTATCATTGCGTCGACCTATAATTATCAGTTTTCGAAACAAAATCATACTTAAAAAAATTCTTTTATACCCAAAACACGTATCCATTGTCGCGATACGTGTTTTTATTTATCCATTGATATATTGATGTCCTATCAGGTTATTATTGAGCCACCTTGCAAGAACGCCTATAATAGAAATAATGAACATATCAAAGGAGCTTATCAT includes these proteins:
- the menB gene encoding 1,4-dihydroxy-2-naphthoyl-CoA synthase — encoded protein: METVEWTSIKEYSEILFERTGKIAKITMNRPEKRNAFTPVTVAEMIDAFSYSRDDASIGVIILTGAGDEAFSSGGDQSVRGNGGYVGPDEIARLNVLDLQRLIRVIPKPVIAMVRGWSVGGGNILQLVCDLTVAADNAKFGQTGPMVGSFDAGYGSAYLARVVGHKRAKEVWFLNEFYTAEEAMDMGWINRVVPLADVETATLEWAETMLKKSPTALRFIKAAMNADTDGVAGLQQLAGDATMLFYTTDEGKEGRNAFLEKREPDFDQFPKFP
- a CDS encoding PaaI family thioesterase, coding for MTVAKFLHLNAEILTAELVTVTLPITAQTKQPYGVVHGGINALIAEEAASLGANEALKAAGRLDEVAVGVDIQTHHLASVTQGVLEGRATPIKIGGRIQTWQVTIREMITDTETAFSTVTLTSMSRPK
- a CDS encoding cysteine hydrolase family protein, giving the protein MEALLIIDYTNDFVATDGALTCGEPGQAIANRIVELANEHLAAGNAVILPTDLHEENDPLHPETALFPPHNLADTWGREFYGPLADWVRDHQDDANVYVYPKNRYSSFANTNLDNYLRSRRITSLHLTGVCTDICVLHTATDGYNLDYDLTVHADAVASFSPSGHDWALQHFQNSMGATVTSRDV
- a CDS encoding YdbC family protein, producing MADLKFDILQEFGTLSTSKSGWELQLNFVQWGDNQPKFDLRTWSPDHKKMGKGLTLNHDEIVKLSAVLQDVLNAEQTGQMNAIPEPVFEEEMPSENEAPAWSKLGDM
- a CDS encoding asparaginase, translated to MQEILILTTGGTIASQETDNGLAPGMPDEKLMTYFEPRPGINLSIETVMNKDSSNMQPEDWLTMAERIQHHIDDYDAFIITHGTDTMAYTAAGLAYLLNNVSKPIVITGSQVPLEMIETDAIRNLHDALTVASQADLRGVYLVFNGLVMAGTRAVKTKSKSYGAFESINYPYLASVADGQFKMLYEPRENDKIVMSELAIDTNVFVLKAFPGMPVEIFDYLGDTAHGVIIESFGNGGLPFERRNLIPAIEKLTARGIPVIITTQILEEGQDINLYEVGKKVADAGGITVGDMNTEAAVAKLMWVLADTRDLDKVRVLMQTPIAHDLNFV
- a CDS encoding APC family permease, whose protein sequence is MAGTVWQNMRRQASPSNYEDKDQQLIPTLRTKDLIAMGVGAVVGAGIFTIPGIVAADYAGPAVVISFIIAAVVAGLSALAYSEFASAMPFAGSIYSWSNVIFGEFVGWLIGWIVLSEYVIALALLASGWSAYFQGFIGGLGVDMPTALSGSFNLANGQYVDLLSAIALIGTCMLIVRGMKGVAIVENALVIMKVGVILLFIVVGATAIQVSNWVPFIPAHEVGTQFGGMQGIFHGASQVFFAYIGFDTIASNSAETVDAQKTMPKAIIGTLVVATLLFVAVAAVLTGMFPYQDYAGNAEPAAWALRQAGHYFTANILSVVALVGMFTGIIAFMIGGSRLLYSFARDGLLPKFIANLDGKGLPLTATLVLTVIAIVLSSAMPVELLANLVSAGTLVAFGSASLGILFLRKRKDIDHSGYKVPLYPILPAISVLCCLGLFVSLSPKSMLLTAGWISLGAIFYFAYGMKHSAQNKD
- a CDS encoding NADP-dependent oxidoreductase, whose product is MLAIQLSAFGTPDVLKTAEVPVPELTPSQVLVQNHAVAIDPYDVKFVAGLMGDKPLPLIPGSSVVGEIVAVGDKVTDFEIGDRVAATRYLKGYASFVPVHQKNLAKVPDNLSDEVAVAAVLGAATGFEMITSVLDVQANQNILITGAAGAVGTTAAQIAKLRGANVYALVRPNQMERMAELNVSVVTDDNVPDIIFDGVLNTINDNDLAQQLIQRLSPQGQFISLTPLPEDITASDNVSEVFASGTGNHLSALFTHMSDGDITINIADVMPFNEKNLQAAHRIMLEDHPQGKLVLTF
- a CDS encoding MIP/aquaporin family protein — its product is MDKLKVYLAEFLGTLLLVAMGTGAVVFAGGQGGILPVALAFAFAIVAAAYALGGISGAHLNPAVSLAMAINKRMGWSDFVGYVGAQLLGALAGSAMILGIWFSMGVKGDMWAQVQLGSTTYPNDGVVQISALSAGIIEAVLTFVLVLIILMVTSKKFGAGVATGLVIALTLAGLIIVGGALTGASLNPARSFAPALFEAFLGNAKAMGQMGVYLVGPMVGGALAAFTAKFLGSEEA
- a CDS encoding helix-turn-helix domain-containing protein, producing the protein MPDLGQALKESRNAANLSQNDVADAIHVSRQSISKWENNSQMPDISKVKDMCQLYGVTIDQLMDKVGDDDSESNEIHSNSGDGATHSLEENIKQDYAKIKAQTPFDDSALLLVLTVICAFIPIVDLIAPWLVMWKNKRSNRYYVWINIICVVTWLITMGSYAVAFVISDRYF